One genomic region from Kineobactrum salinum encodes:
- a CDS encoding MFS transporter, whose translation MPEGDVARHISASPWPKSGYAWYVVIILSFCYLVSFVDRQILNLLVPLIQEDLGISDTQISLLQGLSFAVFYSFLGIPIGMAVDKGPRVPIILAGIAVWSVMTAVCGLTKTYWHLFAARVGVGVGEATLSPAAYSIIADYIPPRKRALAMSIYFMGATVGISMAMLGGAAAIGWAEGLGDVQIWLVGVLKPWQITFVLAALPGLLAFGLMLSIREPARRMSGIGKPAGSHLTDRAISLGEIKDYLLENRRVYIAIFGGFTLFSLISFGFLAWIPTYMVRVHGLAPSETGWVVGLIYLIGGIGGTLFGGWLSDWMYSRGKKDAPLRVAILAAAGVSLLAPVATLTPALELSVILLAGSVFFLLMPLGLAAVALQAVTPNRMRGQVSALYLFFVTMGAMGLGPTSVALLTDFFFQDPSAVGKSLSTVAIAATPLALIMLASGLSRYRQLIVDDDS comes from the coding sequence ATGCCTGAAGGCGATGTGGCTCGTCACATAAGTGCCAGTCCGTGGCCAAAATCGGGTTATGCCTGGTATGTGGTTATCATTCTGTCTTTCTGCTATTTGGTTTCATTTGTTGACAGGCAAATACTGAATCTACTCGTTCCTTTAATCCAGGAAGATCTTGGTATTAGTGATACTCAGATCAGTCTGTTGCAGGGCCTCTCTTTCGCAGTTTTCTATTCCTTTTTAGGCATACCAATAGGGATGGCTGTTGATAAGGGGCCCCGTGTCCCCATAATTCTCGCGGGTATTGCAGTCTGGAGTGTCATGACCGCTGTTTGTGGACTTACCAAAACCTATTGGCATCTTTTTGCTGCGCGAGTTGGGGTCGGGGTTGGAGAAGCAACCTTGTCGCCCGCGGCGTACTCCATTATCGCTGATTATATTCCGCCTCGGAAGCGGGCATTGGCCATGTCCATTTACTTCATGGGAGCCACTGTTGGGATTTCAATGGCCATGCTGGGCGGGGCGGCGGCGATAGGGTGGGCGGAAGGGCTGGGAGATGTACAAATCTGGTTGGTCGGAGTTCTAAAACCCTGGCAAATAACGTTCGTCCTGGCAGCACTCCCCGGACTTCTGGCGTTCGGCCTGATGCTGTCCATCAGGGAGCCGGCACGACGCATGTCCGGAATTGGGAAACCAGCTGGTTCTCATTTGACGGACAGGGCAATTTCTTTGGGCGAGATCAAGGATTACTTGTTGGAGAATCGGCGTGTCTACATAGCGATATTTGGGGGATTTACTTTATTTTCACTTATAAGCTTCGGATTCCTTGCATGGATTCCTACTTACATGGTGCGTGTACACGGTTTGGCACCCAGCGAGACTGGCTGGGTGGTCGGGCTTATATACTTGATTGGAGGGATCGGTGGCACTCTTTTCGGAGGGTGGCTAAGTGACTGGATGTACTCACGGGGCAAAAAGGACGCTCCACTGCGCGTGGCAATTCTAGCGGCAGCCGGTGTTTCATTGCTCGCGCCAGTGGCAACTTTGACGCCTGCACTGGAATTATCAGTGATCCTGTTGGCAGGATCCGTGTTCTTTTTGTTGATGCCTTTGGGGTTGGCCGCCGTGGCCCTGCAGGCGGTAACACCCAATCGAATGCGGGGTCAGGTAAGTGCTCTTTATCTTTTCTTTGTGACGATGGGAGCGATGGGGCTCGGCCCCACTTCAGTCGCGCTATTGACAGACTTCTTTTTCCAAGATCCGTCTGCCGTAGGGAAGTCGTTGTCAACAGTTGCTATAGCCGCCACGCCCTTGGCCCTAATAATGCTTGCCTCGGGCTTGTCGCGGTATCGACAGTTAATTGTAGATGATGATTCCTAA
- a CDS encoding TonB-dependent receptor, whose amino-acid sequence MSSGPIVKDKLHFRAAGSWREFDGLHDNITTGKKSDHLEEYSLRLRADYQPSENLNLDLRLSRHQTTIGGAFVPVPDGNPNIIIPVQAGINSKSKNRLTDASIKIDYETSLGTLTSVTSWSEVSLDMLQQLGQGIPNPTLGATQGRASESISEDFRLQSSTDEKLRYVVGAYYLYYKPEISTTILFLDETFQPAGKLTVAQTENSSDAYAVYGQLNYDLSEDLELTLGLRYDRQKIEQIDLLRDATRTDVSFDSLQPKVSLAYSLNPDSLVYATYSEGFRSGGFNAPSPLFPLVYDAESTENVEIGMKTSFMDGSFIFNVAGFYTRDENQPLQRLVVATQGITTIEETEFKGLDVDATVHVGEGLVLTGGIGWIDSEIKDYDGSDTYVGNRAPLSYEFSYNVAAQYSMNFGEFDLVSRVDVSRNQGLYWHVDNEHKQSSVTLVNGRMALEFEKLELAVYAKNLFNEKYYQEYCSRVFCGAPLILHGWEHFDNMA is encoded by the coding sequence GTGTCGTCTGGACCCATAGTCAAAGACAAACTTCATTTTAGAGCCGCAGGTAGCTGGCGGGAATTTGATGGGCTGCATGACAACATCACAACAGGGAAGAAGTCAGACCACCTTGAAGAGTATAGTCTGCGACTCCGCGCGGATTATCAACCAAGCGAAAATCTGAATCTGGATCTAAGACTGTCAAGACATCAAACTACTATTGGTGGTGCATTCGTACCGGTGCCCGATGGCAATCCAAACATTATCATCCCTGTCCAGGCGGGAATCAACAGTAAAAGTAAGAATAGGTTGACCGACGCTTCTATAAAAATAGATTACGAAACATCACTTGGAACACTCACATCTGTTACGTCCTGGTCGGAAGTTTCACTTGATATGCTGCAGCAGCTGGGACAGGGTATACCCAATCCAACTCTCGGTGCCACTCAAGGGCGCGCATCGGAAAGTATCAGCGAAGATTTTCGTCTGCAATCATCAACAGACGAAAAGTTGCGATATGTGGTGGGAGCATACTACCTGTATTACAAGCCAGAAATTTCAACGACAATTCTATTTCTAGATGAGACATTTCAACCTGCTGGGAAGTTAACGGTGGCCCAAACCGAAAATTCCAGTGATGCATACGCAGTATATGGCCAGCTGAACTACGATCTATCCGAGGACCTTGAGCTCACCTTGGGATTGCGGTACGACCGCCAAAAAATCGAACAGATTGACTTGCTTCGAGATGCTACCCGCACAGATGTGTCGTTTGACTCGTTGCAGCCCAAAGTGTCGCTGGCATATTCACTCAATCCTGACTCGCTCGTCTACGCAACGTATTCAGAAGGTTTTCGATCCGGTGGTTTCAATGCGCCATCACCACTTTTTCCTCTGGTGTATGACGCCGAGAGTACTGAGAACGTCGAAATAGGCATGAAGACCAGTTTTATGGATGGCAGTTTTATCTTCAACGTGGCAGGATTTTATACCAGAGATGAGAACCAGCCTTTGCAACGGTTGGTTGTGGCTACGCAGGGCATTACAACCATTGAGGAGACTGAGTTCAAGGGTCTTGATGTGGATGCAACGGTCCATGTTGGGGAGGGCCTGGTTCTCACTGGTGGAATTGGGTGGATAGACAGCGAAATTAAAGATTATGATGGCTCCGATACCTATGTCGGCAATCGAGCGCCCTTATCGTATGAGTTTTCTTACAATGTTGCTGCTCAGTACTCGATGAACTTCGGTGAGTTCGATCTGGTAAGCCGAGTTGATGTATCCAGAAATCAAGGGCTCTACTGGCACGTGGATAATGAGCATAAACAGTCGTCTGTCACATTGGTAAATGGCCGCATGGCGCTGGAGTTTGAAAAGCTTGAGTTGGCGGTATATGCGAAAAATCTCTTTAATGAAAAGTATTACCAGGAGTACTGCTCCCGGGTATTCTGCGGGGCACCTTTAATCCTTCATGGTTGGGAGCACTTCGACAATATGGCGTGA
- a CDS encoding TonB-dependent receptor plug domain-containing protein, producing the protein MKKVNHAEQVAKKTEVKSEQTGLSRSAMVLGLMPHLLLTPSLGAAAETEGGIQNAIEEIVVTARFREEKLQDIPDTVKVFSAGDIREARIVSISDVSALVPNFSMFSSQDAGLAAVNIRGIGQVRNGEPPLAVVIDGVQVSHPDQIRQPLFDIASIEVLKGPRERYMVGMP; encoded by the coding sequence ATGAAAAAAGTAAATCATGCCGAACAAGTCGCCAAGAAAACTGAGGTCAAATCCGAACAAACTGGCCTGAGCCGAAGCGCTATGGTCCTGGGGCTAATGCCGCACCTGCTGCTTACACCGTCATTGGGCGCTGCCGCTGAAACAGAAGGCGGCATTCAAAACGCTATCGAGGAAATCGTCGTGACTGCACGGTTTCGAGAGGAAAAGCTCCAGGACATTCCCGATACAGTTAAAGTATTCTCGGCAGGTGACATACGAGAAGCAAGGATAGTATCTATAAGCGATGTCAGCGCCCTCGTGCCAAATTTTTCCATGTTTTCTTCGCAGGATGCCGGGTTGGCGGCAGTCAATATTCGTGGGATTGGCCAGGTTCGCAATGGTGAGCCCCCACTGGCTGTTGTCATAGATGGTGTCCAGGTTTCCCATCCGGATCAAATACGGCAGCCGCTCTTTGACATCGCAAGTATTGAGGTACTCAAGGGCCCCAGGGAGCGTTATATGGTCGGAATGCCATAG
- a CDS encoding RidA family protein, with protein sequence MKTFHNPNGLPPTYSDGIEVSSGGKTLYTAGQVAYRHDKSIPEGIEAQTLQTYTNLEAVLKSAGMNLDNIVKQTIFLTDPDDFTGFAKTRTGIMGDRKPASTLVYVKQLIQPELLIEIEVIAASPDSNQS encoded by the coding sequence ATGAAGACTTTCCATAATCCTAACGGTCTCCCTCCCACTTACAGTGACGGAATTGAGGTGAGTTCAGGCGGTAAAACTCTGTATACAGCGGGCCAGGTCGCATACAGACACGACAAATCTATTCCCGAAGGAATCGAAGCCCAGACCCTGCAGACATATACAAACCTGGAAGCCGTTCTCAAGTCTGCGGGGATGAATCTGGACAATATCGTGAAGCAGACAATCTTCTTGACAGATCCGGACGATTTTACCGGTTTTGCGAAAACACGAACCGGAATCATGGGCGATAGAAAGCCTGCCTCTACGCTTGTATATGTAAAGCAGCTAATACAACCGGAGCTACTGATTGAAATAGAAGTGATAGCGGCGTCGCCTGACAGTAACCAGTCATAG
- a CDS encoding Rieske 2Fe-2S domain-containing protein translates to MDESQAPITRPSHIPAEGEDGLFRQSWYPICLSSEVGTGSVIGRGFLDGRVVIFRTEEGKSHVMSAYCPHLGADLSIGKVVGNCVQCAFHHWQYDTSGGCVKTGIGDPPPGGAKLFKFPSVERWGIVWVFNGETPLFELPQLPCSEDELEIRAYKYPRPFASDPWVFAANTPDMQHIKVVHKVQFTVEDPHDLVRWDQWGLEYTIKGIHQGGLEIEWHAGLRGTGFFWRIGTTNGRWNGAVTGFGLHEPGSHQVYGAYMVKKGPDAEAQLENMRVITERTIDEDSELLNTIHYRKGMLTKADRTLAKYLLMVRDFPRAHPSAQFIR, encoded by the coding sequence GTGGATGAATCCCAGGCACCGATAACTCGCCCCAGTCATATCCCGGCTGAAGGGGAAGATGGGCTTTTCAGGCAAAGCTGGTATCCGATCTGTCTCTCGTCAGAGGTTGGGACAGGTAGTGTGATAGGTCGGGGCTTTCTCGATGGACGTGTAGTCATATTCAGGACCGAGGAAGGCAAGTCTCATGTTATGAGTGCCTACTGCCCCCATCTTGGGGCGGACCTATCCATTGGCAAAGTTGTTGGGAACTGCGTGCAATGTGCGTTTCATCACTGGCAATACGACACGAGTGGAGGTTGTGTAAAAACCGGAATTGGCGACCCGCCACCTGGTGGAGCAAAACTGTTCAAATTTCCTTCAGTGGAGCGGTGGGGAATAGTGTGGGTATTTAACGGTGAGACACCTCTATTTGAGCTCCCGCAACTGCCTTGCAGCGAGGATGAGCTGGAAATCAGAGCATACAAGTACCCCAGGCCCTTCGCGAGTGATCCCTGGGTTTTCGCAGCGAACACCCCTGACATGCAACACATAAAAGTAGTCCACAAGGTGCAGTTCACGGTGGAAGATCCGCACGACCTCGTCCGATGGGATCAGTGGGGGCTGGAATATACGATCAAGGGAATTCACCAGGGCGGTCTGGAAATAGAGTGGCACGCTGGCCTTCGGGGGACCGGATTCTTTTGGCGTATCGGGACGACCAATGGTCGGTGGAATGGCGCAGTAACAGGGTTTGGCTTGCACGAGCCGGGAAGCCATCAGGTATATGGCGCATACATGGTGAAGAAGGGCCCCGACGCAGAGGCTCAACTTGAGAACATGCGTGTTATCACAGAACGAACGATTGATGAAGACAGCGAACTTCTCAATACGATCCACTACCGAAAGGGCATGTTAACAAAAGCAGATCGCACCCTCGCCAAATACTTGTTGATGGTAAGGGACTTTCCCCGAGCCCACCCATCCGCGCAGTTCATTCGATAA
- a CDS encoding alpha-ketoacid dehydrogenase subunit alpha/beta — translation MYLIRAFEQRTFDLTREKPSPIAGSVHLCAGQEAVPVGVMATLRPGDQVVATYRGHGWAIASGLPVGDLLAEICQRETGINGGRTGSAMITAPWQGFIGENSIVGAGVPIGCGTALASLMQGNEGVTVVTFGDGAMSQGALHEGLIFAAYRNLPIVFICENNGWAEMTPASSINKVERLSERAAGYGMSGTTIDGTDPFVVRDAIQLATDRARSGLGPSLVECVVPRLWGHYNRDIQHYRPKADKANAEAADPLEVMASRLIASRVADSDTLSQIRREVDRELDAIQTRVLDDPFPRPDTAREHIVAAPSISKRDITTSCRETEQVTYIKAVNEALRRELASRPEALVFGEDLGKAGGIFGATRYLQRDFGVDRVFDTPIAESAILGSAVGLAISGMKPIVEIMWADFLLVALDQIINQAANVRYATQGRCTAPIVVRTQQGVTPGSCAQHSQSLEALLFHIPGIKLGLPATPQDAYDMLRAAVADPDPVVIIESRSLYQTSASVHYGDQVAVVGGASLRREGSDVVIITWATGVQIALDVANTLADRGITVGVLDLRWLSPLDDTAIDDAVKRCGGRAIVLHEANITGGVGAEIAARISERHSDAKVRRIGTPDTRIPSSPVLQSALIPNAVGVEAAVLGLLEQ, via the coding sequence ATGTATTTGATCAGGGCCTTTGAACAACGGACCTTTGATCTTACCCGGGAAAAGCCATCTCCTATTGCTGGTTCAGTTCACCTCTGTGCGGGGCAAGAAGCAGTGCCGGTTGGCGTTATGGCCACTCTTCGCCCCGGCGACCAAGTTGTCGCAACATACCGCGGGCATGGATGGGCTATAGCCTCAGGGCTTCCAGTTGGAGACCTGCTTGCAGAAATCTGTCAGCGTGAGACAGGTATAAACGGAGGGCGTACGGGATCCGCTATGATTACTGCGCCCTGGCAAGGCTTCATAGGGGAAAACTCCATCGTTGGCGCCGGTGTCCCCATAGGCTGCGGCACAGCGCTAGCGTCCCTTATGCAAGGGAACGAAGGGGTGACAGTAGTCACCTTTGGAGATGGTGCGATGAGCCAGGGTGCGCTGCACGAAGGGCTCATATTCGCCGCGTATCGGAATTTGCCGATTGTGTTTATCTGCGAGAACAACGGATGGGCTGAGATGACGCCTGCATCCTCCATCAACAAGGTCGAACGGCTGTCGGAGCGTGCCGCAGGATACGGTATGTCTGGAACGACCATAGATGGAACCGATCCCTTTGTGGTTAGGGATGCAATTCAGCTCGCCACTGACCGTGCCCGCAGCGGGCTCGGCCCGTCGCTTGTCGAATGTGTGGTGCCACGCCTTTGGGGCCATTACAATCGCGATATTCAGCACTATCGACCAAAAGCCGACAAAGCAAATGCAGAAGCGGCCGATCCACTTGAAGTTATGGCTAGCCGTCTCATAGCATCACGTGTTGCCGATTCAGATACACTAAGCCAGATTCGACGCGAAGTTGATCGGGAGCTTGACGCGATTCAGACTCGTGTTCTTGACGATCCATTTCCGAGACCGGATACAGCACGCGAACATATCGTTGCCGCCCCTTCTATTTCCAAGCGAGATATCACTACTTCTTGTAGGGAGACAGAGCAAGTCACCTACATCAAAGCTGTTAACGAAGCACTCCGTCGAGAGCTTGCATCTCGTCCCGAAGCTTTGGTATTCGGTGAGGACTTAGGAAAGGCCGGTGGTATTTTTGGGGCAACGCGCTATCTGCAACGTGATTTCGGTGTTGACCGGGTGTTCGATACGCCTATTGCGGAGAGCGCCATCCTGGGCTCGGCTGTGGGCCTGGCAATTAGCGGCATGAAGCCGATCGTTGAAATAATGTGGGCAGACTTCCTGCTTGTTGCCCTGGATCAAATAATCAATCAGGCCGCCAACGTCCGTTATGCTACTCAAGGCAGGTGTACTGCCCCCATAGTTGTAAGGACTCAGCAAGGTGTAACACCGGGATCCTGCGCACAGCATTCTCAATCACTCGAAGCGCTTTTGTTCCACATACCGGGGATCAAGCTGGGCTTGCCAGCGACACCGCAAGACGCCTATGACATGCTGCGCGCAGCCGTGGCGGATCCAGATCCAGTGGTCATCATTGAATCACGCTCACTGTATCAAACCTCAGCCTCAGTTCATTACGGAGACCAGGTCGCCGTAGTTGGCGGGGCGAGCCTTCGCCGAGAAGGCTCCGACGTTGTCATAATCACCTGGGCGACCGGCGTACAGATAGCGCTTGACGTTGCCAACACGCTTGCTGATAGGGGTATCACCGTTGGGGTTCTGGACCTTCGGTGGCTGTCACCCCTGGATGATACGGCAATCGACGACGCGGTGAAACGCTGCGGAGGCCGGGCGATAGTGCTACATGAGGCGAATATCACCGGAGGTGTTGGCGCCGAAATTGCTGCGCGTATTTCAGAGCGCCACTCAGATGCCAAGGTCCGTCGAATTGGGACACCCGACACTCGGATACCATCGTCGCCGGTACTGCAGTCTGCTCTGATACCTAACGCGGTAGGTGTTGAGGCAGCTGTACTTGGCCTATTGGAGCAATGA
- a CDS encoding IclR family transcriptional regulator produces the protein MLPHSKKETETGETRVDTETPGSAKGGQEPRVQSVARAVKILMAVAQSENGLKTIEISRKANLPKQATYHLVHTLMTSGMLTHNEQGLHVLGLRIGTLAEAFRRHLSPPQHLTPFVRKIANETGETAYATGWWAGEIVNLTTWRGSNPIQASEVTHGSYIDAHARASGKLLLAFADEETRSHYLAEHALPARTSQTITELSQLHEEFQLIREQGYAVDREEYTIGLHCLAVPIDAGASPYALTISAPTERFKQRFTDFLEIMRHIASDLSGLSK, from the coding sequence ATGCTGCCTCATAGCAAAAAAGAAACCGAAACCGGGGAAACCAGGGTTGATACAGAGACGCCTGGATCCGCCAAGGGTGGCCAGGAGCCCCGGGTTCAGTCCGTGGCTCGGGCTGTCAAGATTTTGATGGCAGTTGCACAAAGTGAAAACGGTCTGAAAACAATCGAGATATCAAGGAAGGCAAACCTGCCTAAACAGGCGACTTATCACCTCGTCCATACACTAATGACATCTGGTATGCTGACCCACAATGAGCAGGGCCTCCATGTCCTGGGGCTTCGCATTGGTACACTTGCTGAAGCCTTCAGGCGTCATCTCTCACCTCCTCAACACCTCACTCCGTTTGTGCGCAAAATTGCCAACGAGACGGGCGAAACAGCCTATGCAACGGGCTGGTGGGCGGGAGAGATCGTCAACCTGACAACATGGCGCGGCTCCAACCCAATCCAAGCTTCCGAAGTTACCCATGGCTCCTATATTGATGCCCACGCTCGCGCTTCTGGAAAACTTCTATTGGCTTTTGCGGATGAAGAAACGCGATCACATTATCTAGCAGAGCATGCTTTGCCAGCTCGTACTAGCCAAACGATCACCGAACTTTCCCAATTACATGAGGAATTCCAACTGATTCGTGAACAAGGCTATGCAGTCGACAGGGAAGAATACACTATTGGCCTGCACTGTCTGGCCGTACCGATCGACGCTGGTGCATCACCATATGCACTGACGATCTCTGCACCAACAGAACGCTTCAAGCAGCGGTTCACCGATTTTCTGGAGATTATGCGCCACATCGCATCGGATCTCTCCGGGCTATCCAAGTAA
- a CDS encoding oxidative damage protection protein, giving the protein MPRTVFCRKYQKELEGLAAPPYPGPKGQDIFDHVSKQAWEEWQAQQTMLINEKQLSLIDPATRKYLQEEMDKFLAGEDHDRAEGYVPPQD; this is encoded by the coding sequence ATGCCACGCACTGTTTTTTGCCGGAAATACCAGAAAGAACTGGAGGGCCTCGCCGCCCCGCCCTATCCCGGCCCCAAGGGCCAGGACATCTTCGATCATGTGTCCAAGCAGGCCTGGGAGGAATGGCAGGCCCAGCAGACCATGCTGATCAACGAAAAGCAGCTCAGCCTGATCGACCCCGCCACCCGCAAATACCTGCAGGAGGAAATGGACAAGTTCCTGGCCGGGGAAGATCACGACAGGGCCGAGGGCTACGTCCCGCCACAGGACTGA
- the mutY gene encoding A/G-specific adenine glycosylase: MKPPPAFARRVLDWFDQHGRKDLPWQQSIDPYRVWVSEIMLQQTQVRTVIPYFQRFMEAFPRVQDLADAPVDEVLHLWTGLGYYARARNLHRAAREVCDHHGGRFPANVDQLSELPGIGRSTAGAIVSIAFRQRASILDGNVKRVLARYHAVPGWPGQTAVHRELWQLAEQHTPTRRVADYSQAMMDLGATLCTRSRPRCEDCPLSVDCAARRADSQADYPGKKPRKTMPVRATIFLIVRDAGGSVLLQRRPPSGIWGGLWCFPQLDEQAAAGNWCLDRFGLMPTELAPAEPFRHTFSHYHLDIQPLLATLPGEPQAVMAGDDQLWYNVAQPSQIGLAAPVARLLASL, from the coding sequence ATGAAGCCACCTCCCGCCTTCGCCCGACGCGTCCTCGACTGGTTCGACCAGCACGGCCGCAAGGACCTGCCCTGGCAGCAGTCAATCGATCCCTACCGGGTGTGGGTGTCGGAGATCATGCTGCAGCAAACCCAGGTGCGTACGGTCATCCCCTACTTCCAGCGCTTTATGGAGGCCTTCCCGCGGGTGCAGGATCTTGCCGACGCACCCGTGGACGAAGTATTGCACCTGTGGACCGGCCTGGGTTACTACGCCCGGGCCCGCAACCTGCACCGGGCCGCGCGGGAGGTTTGCGACCACCATGGTGGCCGGTTCCCCGCCAACGTGGACCAGCTCAGCGAACTGCCGGGCATCGGCCGTTCCACCGCCGGCGCCATCGTCAGCATCGCCTTCCGCCAGCGCGCCAGCATCCTGGATGGCAACGTCAAGCGAGTGCTGGCCCGCTACCATGCAGTGCCGGGCTGGCCCGGCCAGACCGCGGTGCACCGGGAGCTGTGGCAGCTGGCGGAGCAGCACACTCCAACCCGGCGGGTAGCGGATTACAGCCAGGCAATGATGGACCTGGGCGCCACCCTGTGCACCCGCAGCCGGCCCCGCTGTGAGGACTGCCCCCTGAGCGTCGACTGCGCCGCCCGGCGGGCCGACAGCCAGGCCGACTACCCCGGCAAGAAGCCGCGCAAGACCATGCCGGTGCGGGCCACGATTTTCCTGATTGTGCGCGACGCCGGCGGCAGCGTATTGCTGCAGCGGCGCCCACCCAGCGGTATCTGGGGCGGATTGTGGTGCTTTCCCCAGCTGGACGAGCAAGCCGCCGCCGGCAACTGGTGCCTCGACCGCTTCGGCCTGATGCCCACCGAACTGGCGCCCGCCGAACCCTTCCGCCACACCTTCAGCCACTACCACCTGGACATCCAGCCCCTGCTGGCCACCCTGCCCGGTGAGCCGCAGGCCGTCATGGCAGGGGACGACCAGCTCTGGTATAACGTGGCCCAACCTTCACAAATCGGCCTCGCCGCCCCGGTCGCCCGACTGCTGGCGAGCCTCTGA
- a CDS encoding alpha/beta hydrolase, which produces MLMVHGGGWERRHRDDMDRLARYYTGEGYVVMNISYRFAPNAIYPAQVHDLQQAMHWLYRQAGRLQLDQDRIAAFGYSAGAHLVSLMALAAGTGEALDQPWGGIETRPAAVIAGGAPMDLRKYSGGELVPQFLGGSIEEIPETFAAASPVTLVHGQAPPFFLFHGSRDKLVTIDHAEDFATALRARDVPVELATQAARGHILTFLTVGTALPDADRFLTRHLTPSAGTSPAL; this is translated from the coding sequence ATGCTGATGGTACACGGCGGCGGCTGGGAGCGGCGCCACCGCGACGACATGGACCGCCTCGCCCGCTACTATACGGGTGAGGGCTACGTGGTGATGAATATCAGCTACCGCTTCGCCCCCAACGCAATTTACCCGGCCCAGGTGCACGACCTGCAGCAGGCCATGCACTGGTTGTATCGGCAAGCCGGGCGGTTGCAGCTGGACCAGGACCGGATCGCCGCCTTCGGCTATTCCGCGGGCGCCCATCTGGTCAGCCTGATGGCGCTGGCCGCCGGCACCGGCGAGGCGCTGGACCAGCCCTGGGGCGGTATCGAAACCCGGCCCGCCGCGGTGATTGCCGGCGGCGCGCCGATGGATCTGCGCAAATACTCCGGGGGCGAGCTGGTACCGCAGTTCCTGGGCGGCAGTATCGAGGAGATTCCCGAAACCTTTGCCGCCGCTTCACCGGTAACCCTGGTGCACGGGCAGGCGCCGCCCTTCTTCCTGTTCCACGGTAGCCGCGACAAACTGGTCACCATCGATCACGCTGAGGATTTCGCAACGGCGTTGCGGGCCAGGGATGTGCCGGTGGAGTTGGCAACCCAGGCGGCCCGCGGGCATATCCTGACGTTTCTGACCGTGGGCACAGCCCTGCCCGATGCGGATCGCTTCCTGACCCGACACCTGACGCCGTCCGCCGGCACCTCCCCTGCACTTTGA
- the hisB gene encoding imidazoleglycerol-phosphate dehydratase HisB, producing MSERKASVTRNTLETRITATVNLDGSGQANFQTGIPFLEHMLDQIARHGMMDLDIQAEGDLHIDDHHTVEDIGITLGQAFTRAVGDKKGIVRYGHAYVPLDEALSRVVVDFSGRPGLIYKIPFTRAQVGGFDVDLFQEFFQGFVNHAQLTLHIDNLRGDNSHHQIETVFKAFGRALRMALAEDPAMAGIMPSTKGVL from the coding sequence ATGTCCGAGCGCAAGGCGAGTGTCACTCGCAACACCCTGGAGACCCGGATTACCGCCACGGTCAATCTGGACGGCTCCGGCCAGGCGAATTTCCAGACCGGAATTCCCTTCCTGGAGCACATGCTGGACCAGATCGCGCGCCACGGCATGATGGACCTGGATATCCAGGCCGAGGGCGACCTGCACATCGATGACCACCACACCGTGGAGGATATCGGCATCACGCTGGGCCAGGCGTTTACCCGGGCGGTGGGCGACAAGAAGGGTATTGTCCGCTACGGCCACGCCTACGTGCCGCTGGATGAGGCGCTGTCGCGGGTGGTGGTGGACTTTTCCGGGCGCCCGGGGCTGATCTACAAGATTCCGTTTACCCGGGCCCAGGTGGGTGGTTTTGATGTGGACCTGTTCCAGGAATTCTTCCAGGGCTTTGTCAATCACGCCCAGCTGACCCTGCATATCGACAACCTGCGCGGCGACAACAGCCACCACCAGATCGAGACGGTGTTCAAGGCCTTCGGCCGCGCGCTGCGGATGGCATTGGCGGAGGATCCCGCGATGGCGGGGATCATGCCCTCCACCAAGGGCGTGCTGTAG